One Thermoanaerobacter pseudethanolicus ATCC 33223 DNA window includes the following coding sequences:
- the dnaX gene encoding DNA polymerase III subunit gamma/tau translates to MYQSLYRKYRPRSFKEVVGQEHIVRTLKNQIKLKKIGHAYLFTGTRGTGKTSVAKIFAKAVNCLNNKDGEPCNSCEICQAINNNTTMDVLEIDAASNNSVNDVRELRESVIYAPSQAKYKVYIIDEVHMLSTGAFNALLKTLEEPPPHVIFILATTEPDKLPDTILSRCQRFDFKRIPTRLIAQNLDRICNDSGIKIEEKGLKTIAIYGNGSMRDAISLLEQCASYKEGLITYEDVCEMLGVANDEMLFSLLDYMNAKDVAASLKQLDKILSYGIDVGNFLKSLTYILRDMVLYKTGGEELKEILYSDVETVKERVQNFGTAFLTNALEKFINLQKEVRYAISPLTLLEVTILRLIKPEISYDMMSLLARVEQIEDKLEKGQFFLREEKEEKNKKINSPEEGKEENVASQIVQQEDIDLEKVWAEVKEMIKKERIALYAFIEKGIPYLKKGTIVVEYPEEYALLKEELSKAENKSFIEGILKELVGKAIPLKFELRKNEEELLVQQVKEFFGEDIEII, encoded by the coding sequence ATGTATCAGTCTTTGTATAGAAAGTATAGGCCAAGAAGTTTTAAAGAAGTGGTGGGGCAAGAACATATTGTAAGAACTTTAAAAAACCAAATAAAGTTAAAAAAGATAGGACATGCTTATCTCTTTACAGGTACAAGAGGAACAGGAAAAACCAGTGTAGCTAAGATTTTTGCAAAAGCAGTTAATTGTTTAAATAATAAAGATGGAGAGCCTTGTAATTCTTGTGAGATTTGTCAAGCTATAAATAACAACACTACGATGGATGTTTTAGAGATTGATGCTGCGTCTAATAACAGTGTAAATGATGTAAGAGAATTGAGAGAGTCTGTAATTTACGCTCCTTCTCAAGCTAAGTACAAAGTATATATAATTGATGAAGTGCATATGCTTTCTACAGGGGCTTTTAATGCTCTTTTAAAAACGTTGGAAGAACCTCCTCCTCATGTGATTTTTATTCTTGCTACTACTGAACCGGACAAATTGCCTGATACTATTTTATCAAGGTGTCAAAGGTTTGACTTTAAAAGAATACCTACGCGGTTAATTGCTCAAAATCTTGATAGAATTTGCAATGACAGTGGAATAAAAATCGAAGAAAAGGGACTTAAAACTATTGCCATCTATGGAAATGGTTCTATGAGAGATGCGATAAGTCTACTAGAACAATGTGCTTCTTACAAAGAAGGCCTTATAACCTATGAAGATGTATGCGAAATGTTGGGTGTAGCTAATGATGAAATGTTATTTTCTCTTTTAGATTACATGAATGCTAAAGATGTAGCAGCTTCATTGAAACAATTAGATAAAATTTTGTCTTATGGAATAGACGTGGGGAATTTTTTAAAGTCCTTAACTTATATTTTGAGAGATATGGTGCTTTACAAAACAGGAGGAGAAGAATTAAAAGAAATTTTGTATAGCGATGTAGAAACTGTAAAAGAAAGAGTGCAAAACTTTGGTACAGCTTTTTTGACTAACGCTTTAGAAAAATTTATAAATCTACAAAAAGAAGTTAGATATGCTATATCTCCGTTAACCCTTTTAGAAGTGACTATTTTGAGGTTGATAAAGCCGGAAATTTCTTACGATATGATGAGTTTGTTAGCAAGAGTAGAACAAATAGAAGACAAATTAGAAAAAGGACAATTTTTTTTGAGGGAAGAAAAAGAAGAGAAAAATAAAAAAATAAATTCGCCAGAAGAAGGAAAAGAAGAAAACGTGGCATCGCAAATAGTACAGCAAGAGGATATAGATCTAGAAAAGGTGTGGGCTGAAGTAAAAGAAATGATAAAAAAAGAAAGAATAGCTTTGTATGCCTTTATAGAAAAAGGGATTCCTTATTTAAAAAAAGGAACAATTGTGGTAGAATATCCTGAAGAGTATGCTTTATTAAAGGAGGAATTGAGCAAAGCGGAAAACAAAAGTTTTATTGAAGGAATATTAAAAGAACTAGTTGGGAAGGCAATTCCTTTGAAGTTTGAATTAAGAAAAAATGAAGAGGAATTACTTGTACAGCAAGTTAAGGAGTTTTTTGGTGAAGATATAGAGATAATATAA